The Deinococcus depolymerans nucleotide sequence GCGATCAGGACGCCCGTCCAGATCAGCAGTTTCTTCATGGGCAGTTTCGCCTGCCAAGTGAAGACGAGCGCGCCCACGCCGGTCACGGCCGCCAGGCCCGCCGCCGTCCCGCTCAGCACCGGGGTCACGCCGGCCTGCAGCACCAGCGACTGCAGGAACAGCACGGTCTCGAAGCCCTCGCGGTAGATGCTGGTGAAGCCCAGGACCGCCAGTCCCCACCACTGCGCCTTCCAGGCGGCGGGGGCGTGCGTCAGTTCATGCTTGTGCTTCTGGAAGGCGGCCATGCGGTCCGTCCAGTACACCTGGTGGAAGAACCAGTTCATGATCAGCAGCAGCACGCCGATGGCGATCACGGACACCACGGCCTCGAGTTTCTCGCCGTAGCGTCCCAGCAGCGAGAGGGTCTGCTGCAGGGCCAGCCAGGTCAGGACGGTGGCGACGCCGGCGCCGGCCGCGCCCAGCCACATCGGCCGGCGCAACCTGACCAGCGGGCCCTTGCGGAGGCTGCCCATCAGGGCGGCCAGGATCAGCACCGCTTCGAGGCCCTCGCGGAACACGATGATGCCGGCGTTGGTGGCCACCGCGGTCGGCGCGACGTCCGTGCCCAGGATCTTCCCGACGTCCGCGAGGGTCAGTTGCAGGGCGGCGCGGGTGGCGCTGAAGTCGTCGGGGGTCGCCTGTTCACGGATCAGGGCGGCCAGCCCCCGGGGGCGGGTGCCGTTCCACAGCAGGTCCTCGAGCCTGACCTTGAGGTCCGGGTTGAACACGGCAATCCGCGCCTCGGTGCCGCTTTCGAGCAGGGCGTAGGCGTCCAGGCGGGCGGTCTCGGCGGCGGTCCACTCGCCGTCCTGCGCGGCGGCCACCACCGCGTCGAGCTGGGTGCGGATGACGTCCAGGTCGGCGTTCGCGTCGGTCCTGCGCCAGTCGGCGGGAATGGCGGCGTTCGCGTCGGCCAGCAGGGTCTGCACCTGCCGTTGCAGTCCGTCGGGGGGCAGGACCGACCGCTTCATCGCCTGGGGGGACAGCTGTCCGCCCAGGGCGTGCAGGGCCGCGGTGAGCTGCCTCGCCCGTGCCTGGTCGGGCAGCAGCGGCGCGATGTCGGACAGGGCCGACACGGCGCCGGCGTGGAAGGTGCGGGCCTCGTTGACCTCGACCTCGTGCGTGACGACGGCATGCGGTCCGTTCATGTTCACGCCGCGCGCGTACTCGACCGGCACCAGCGAGAGGAACCGCACGACCTGCGCCGAGCGGCCGTTGCGTTCGAGCTCGCTGAGCGGCGCGGCGCGGAAGCCTTCCAGTGCCGCCTGGACGGCCGGGAGTGAGGCCGGCAGCGCCGCGAGTTGCGCGGTCATCTGCCGCGCGGCCTGCGGGCCGCGTTGAGCGGCGTACGGCGCTTCCAGCAGGCGGAAGTACCCCTGGGCGAGGGCTTTGTTCTCGGCGCTGAGGGTCGTGAAACTGCGTTCCTGCGCGACCCGCAGTTCCCGCAGGGCGTCGTTGAGCCGCGACTGATACGCGTCGAGCAGGTCTGAATGCACCGCCGACAGGGCCTGCCGGGCGGTGATCTTCCCGGCGCTCAGGTCCTGCAGGGCGGTGGTGGCGTCGGCGTTCAGGCGGCTCAGCGGGCTGGCGCTGCGGTACTCGCGGACGACCAGCCAGTCGCTCGCCGCGCGGACGTCCCCGGCCGCGAGGCTGCGTTCCAGTTGCGTGTACGACTCGCGCAGCAGGGCCGTCCAGGCCTGAGCGCCGGCCGCGGCGAGGGCGGGCGCGTCGCCGCGGCGCGCGGCCTGCTCGGCGCGGGCGAGGGCGGCGGGCACCTGGGAGCCGTTCAGGGCCGGCACCGCCCCGGAGGCCCGGCGCGCCTCACGGACAAGCTGCGCGGCCGCCGGGGGGTCGAAGCTCACTTCCAGGGTCGCCTCGGCCAGTCGGCTGCGCATGGCCTCGGCCGGGGTGGCGTGGTCGGCGGCGCGCGCGGTCCAGCCGCCCAGGGCCAGCAGCGCGAGGAGGAACGGCCCGGCGCGGCCTGCGGCGCGCCTATTCAACGTGCACGCCCAGCAGCGCGGCGGCCTGCGTGATCCGCCCGGTGATGACGGTGGCGCGGTTCTGCGCTTCCTTCTGGAGCTGCTCGGCCTGCTCGGGGGTGTAGCGGCGGGTCTTCTCCCGCTGGAGCAGGCGGTCGACGAACGTGGCGAGTTCGTTCAGGCCGCTGCCGATCTGGGTGTCCAGGGTGGCGCTCCTGGCTTTCACGTCCGGGCGCAGCCCGGCGTACATGGCCTGCCAGGAGGCCACGTTGCCTTTCAGGTCACTCAGGCGCGAGATCACCACGAAGTCCTTGCGGGTGCTCTGGGCGCCCAGGACGAAGGGGGTGGTCTTCCAGTCCTCGAAGAAGACCGGGCCGACGGTGGGGACGTTCGCGACGAGCGCCCCGAAGACGTCCTCGCGGGTGGGGTTCCAGGCGGCCGCGGCCCGGCGCAGGCGCTGGCTCTCGCTGTGCAGCCGGTCCGACGCGGCTTTCAGGACGTTCGCGTCGGGCAGCTGGTCCCCGAGGTCCGTGCGGCCGTTGCCGTTCACGTCGAAGGGCACGCCGCTGCTGTAGGCCTTCACGGTGCCCCACAGCGTGCCTTCGGTCACCCCGAACAGATTGCCGGGTCTGGGCAATACCCGGCCGCTGGGGAGGGTGAGGTCGAAGGGAACGGCGTCCTCGGGGCTGTCGGCGGCGCTGGTCCCGGCGTCGAGGATCACGTCGAACGCCGCGAGGGACTCGACGCCGGCGACGATGCCCTCGATGTTCTCGTAGGCGGGACTGGCCTTCTGCCAGCCCTGGCGGGCGGCCTGCAGGGTGGTGCGGACGCCGGGTTGGGTGGCGAGCCGGCGGTAGTTGAAGTTCGCGGCCTTCGCGGCGGCGTAGTAGGTGTCCGCCGCTGTTTTCAGGGCGGCCGTGCCGCTCAGCTGGGTGGTGAGCCGGGTGTCGAGGTAGGTCTTGACGCCGCTCAGGTCCGCTGCGGAGGCGGTGGTGCTGAGCGCGAGGGCCAGGGGGAGCCAGAACTTCATACCGAGATATTGGACTAATCCGATTAAATAAGTCAAGATTGGCGCATGTGGCTCTCCACCCGTGCCCAGTATGGCCTGCGCGCCCTCATCGACATCGGCCGTCACCACGGGCAGTTCGTGTCGCTGCGCGACGTCTCCAGACGACAGGGCATCAGCCACCACTACCTCGAACAGCTCGTGGGCCCCCTGCGCCGCGCCGGGTTCATCAGGAGCGTCCGCGGCGCGCACGGCGGCTACCGCCTCGCCCGCCCCCCCCACGAGATCACCGCCTACGAGGTGGTCATCGTCATGGAAGGCAGCCTCGCGCCCGTCGCCTGCGTCGAGCCCGACCACGCCTGCCAGGCCGCCGGCGTCTGCGGCACCCAGGCCCTCTGGAAGCGCGTCGATGACGCCCTGCGCGACGTGCTCGACCGCAGTACGCTGCGCGACCTCATCCTGGAAGCCGAGAGCGGCGACCACGCACGCCTGCTGCAGCTCACCTGAAAGCAGCCCGGGCCGCCTTCAGCGACAGTTGAACTGTCCTGCAGACAACCTTCATGTCCACCGGCCGTCCCCCCCGACCGGGGGGTCCGGCTGTCCCCCTTTATGTCCGGGTTCTGTCAGAAATCACATTCCCCCACCGGGACTTCATGAAGGGCGCCGGGGGGGGGACCCGGGCAGCCAGCCTGCACACCCCCCCCCACCAGCCCGGATTCTTCACACTTCGCCCCGCGCAGTGTGATTTTTTTTGCATTCGGCCCACCTGAGTCCTTCATGAACCGTCAAGCGGCGGGCGTAAGAGGGGCGTAGGCCCCCCCACCGTAACGTCACGGAAAGAGGCCGTCTCTGGCAGGCCATCACCCCCTCACGACCTGGAGGTCACCTCATGAACAACGTTCCCCGTATGCTGCTGCTGTCCGCTGCCCTGGCCCTGTCCGGAGGTGCGCTCGCCGCCGGTACCGCCGCGAACACCGTCATCACCAACAAGGCCGTCCTGACCTACAAGGACGCCCTGAACGCCAACCGGACCGTCGACTCGAACGTCGCGACCGTCACCGTCCGCCAGGTGTTCGCCGTGACCGTCACGCCCGACAGCCCAGAGACGCCCATCGCCCCGGCCCGCGCCTTCGCGACCTTCGCCGGCGGCACCCGCCAGATCCCCTACACCCTGAAGAACCCCGGCAACGGCAGCGACACCTACACCCTGAGCGTCACGCAGTCCACGGGCGACGGCTTCGACGCCGGCATCCGCATCCTGCGCGGCGGCGTCGAAGTCACGGGTCCCATCACCCTGGCCGCCGAGGCCACCGCCGACCTGATCATCGAGGCGACCGTTCCCGCCGGCACCCCCGACGGCCTCGCCTCGCGCTTCGCGCTGGTCGCCACCTCGAACGGCAGCGCCACCGTCACCGACTCGGACAACTACGCGCAGCTGAGCGTCAGCACCGCCGGCCAGCTGAACCTCGGCCTGAGCGTCTCCCCCACCGGCCCCGTCACCCCCGGCAGCACGCTCTCCTACACCTTCACCGCCACCGTGCCCAGCGGCAACCCCGCGCGCGGCGTGACCGGCGTCGTGACCGTGGACGGCACGCCCCGCAACGGCATCCTGCTGCGCGACCCGCTGAGCAACCAGACCTTCAGCGCGATGGGCGTCGCCACCTTCACCCCGGGCAGCGGCAGCAGCACCCCCACGCTGCTGCGCCTGTACTCCACCGACGGCGGCGCCACCTGGACGGCCACCGCGCCCGCCACGCCCGCGAACGTGAACGCCGTGGCGCTGCTCGTGGAAGGCAGCGGCGACCTGCTCAGCAGCGGCGACAGCGTCAGCCTGCAGTTCAGCACCCGCGTGCCCGATGCGGCCCTGGCGAACACCAGCATCACCAACACCGTCAGCGGCACCTTCGACGGCAACGCCGACGCGGACGGCAACGACACCGGCGAGCAGCCCGTCAGCCTGACCACCACCGTCCAGGTCGCCACCGTCAGCCGCGCCGCCGTCGGGCCGTTCAGCTTCCCGGAAGCCGGCGCGCCCTCCACCGGCACGTACACCATCGGCGGCGTGACCATCGCCCGCAACGACGACACGCAGACCACCCAGACCGACATCGTGGCCGGCAGCAGCGTCACCTTCCGCGAGACCCTGAAGAACACCGGCAACGCCACGAACACCTTCACCCTGGCCGTCAGCGGCGTCCCGGCCGGCTGGACCTGCACCGTGCGCAACATCGACGCCAGCGGCACGCTGGGCAGCGCGATCTCCTCGGCCGTGTCCCTGAACGTCAACGACACCCTGGAATTCGCCGTCACCTGCTCGGTGCCCTTCTCGGCCGCCGGCACGACGAACACCACCCTGACCGTCACGGCCACCCCCAGCGGCGGCGCGGCCGACACCACCACCAGCGTCGTCACCCGCGTCACGGCCGCCGGCCTGCCGGTCCTGGGCAACAGCGACCGCGACCCGACCACCGCCCCCGGCACCACGTCCGTCACGGTCAGCGCGAAC carries:
- a CDS encoding FTR1 family protein, yielding MNRRAAGRAGPFLLALLALGGWTARAADHATPAEAMRSRLAEATLEVSFDPPAAAQLVREARRASGAVPALNGSQVPAALARAEQAARRGDAPALAAAGAQAWTALLRESYTQLERSLAAGDVRAASDWLVVREYRSASPLSRLNADATTALQDLSAGKITARQALSAVHSDLLDAYQSRLNDALRELRVAQERSFTTLSAENKALAQGYFRLLEAPYAAQRGPQAARQMTAQLAALPASLPAVQAALEGFRAAPLSELERNGRSAQVVRFLSLVPVEYARGVNMNGPHAVVTHEVEVNEARTFHAGAVSALSDIAPLLPDQARARQLTAALHALGGQLSPQAMKRSVLPPDGLQRQVQTLLADANAAIPADWRRTDANADLDVIRTQLDAVVAAAQDGEWTAAETARLDAYALLESGTEARIAVFNPDLKVRLEDLLWNGTRPRGLAALIREQATPDDFSATRAALQLTLADVGKILGTDVAPTAVATNAGIIVFREGLEAVLILAALMGSLRKGPLVRLRRPMWLGAAGAGVATVLTWLALQQTLSLLGRYGEKLEAVVSVIAIGVLLLIMNWFFHQVYWTDRMAAFQKHKHELTHAPAAWKAQWWGLAVLGFTSIYREGFETVLFLQSLVLQAGVTPVLSGTAAGLAAVTGVGALVFTWQAKLPMKKLLIWTGVLIAAVLGVMVGNTVHTLQLVGWLPVHPLPLTVPAWLGLWLGLHATWEGALLQVGALVAVIGSFYLAEGLKERELRRRRQGAALS
- a CDS encoding imelysin family protein; its protein translation is MKFWLPLALALSTTASAADLSGVKTYLDTRLTTQLSGTAALKTAADTYYAAAKAANFNYRRLATQPGVRTTLQAARQGWQKASPAYENIEGIVAGVESLAAFDVILDAGTSAADSPEDAVPFDLTLPSGRVLPRPGNLFGVTEGTLWGTVKAYSSGVPFDVNGNGRTDLGDQLPDANVLKAASDRLHSESQRLRRAAAAWNPTREDVFGALVANVPTVGPVFFEDWKTTPFVLGAQSTRKDFVVISRLSDLKGNVASWQAMYAGLRPDVKARSATLDTQIGSGLNELATFVDRLLQREKTRRYTPEQAEQLQKEAQNRATVITGRITQAAALLGVHVE
- a CDS encoding Rrf2 family transcriptional regulator → MWLSTRAQYGLRALIDIGRHHGQFVSLRDVSRRQGISHHYLEQLVGPLRRAGFIRSVRGAHGGYRLARPPHEITAYEVVIVMEGSLAPVACVEPDHACQAAGVCGTQALWKRVDDALRDVLDRSTLRDLILEAESGDHARLLQLT
- a CDS encoding DUF11 domain-containing protein, with protein sequence MNNVPRMLLLSAALALSGGALAAGTAANTVITNKAVLTYKDALNANRTVDSNVATVTVRQVFAVTVTPDSPETPIAPARAFATFAGGTRQIPYTLKNPGNGSDTYTLSVTQSTGDGFDAGIRILRGGVEVTGPITLAAEATADLIIEATVPAGTPDGLASRFALVATSNGSATVTDSDNYAQLSVSTAGQLNLGLSVSPTGPVTPGSTLSYTFTATVPSGNPARGVTGVVTVDGTPRNGILLRDPLSNQTFSAMGVATFTPGSGSSTPTLLRLYSTDGGATWTATAPATPANVNAVALLVEGSGDLLSSGDSVSLQFSTRVPDAALANTSITNTVSGTFDGNADADGNDTGEQPVSLTTTVQVATVSRAAVGPFSFPEAGAPSTGTYTIGGVTIARNDDTQTTQTDIVAGSSVTFRETLKNTGNATNTFTLAVSGVPAGWTCTVRNIDASGTLGSAISSAVSLNVNDTLEFAVTCSVPFSAAGTTNTTLTVTATPSGGAADTTTSVVTRVTAAGLPVLGNSDRDPTTAPGTTSVTVSANPGSNAVFPLELRNGGPADEAFTLSGPTGTRYYIDANNNGVLDAGDTELTGATAPITPGGTLFLLAVTPIPANGSAGDTPVTFTATSTTDAGRTTSVSDVARTNAVTSGTFAPDGAQSTISGGRVTYTHTLTNTSNDAANFTVPAVTSAQGFAYAFSTSAAGPFTSTLSGTVAQGGTQAIYVQVTAPTVGSASTPSEAATVEVNLTAQRDPRATVTLRVTDTTSVQSVLASVNKTVQLCADAACNTATPITDGKANPGDYLRYTLVVRNDGTSALKNVVLQDQLPVDASSNIVTSYVKLGASSSDVLFSTNGGTSWFSSATSPASLNGAAGSFLAALDTDGDRTITDADVLNPGATFTVTFVVRVN